One genomic segment of Macaca fascicularis isolate 582-1 chromosome 19, T2T-MFA8v1.1 includes these proteins:
- the ZNF776 gene encoding zinc finger protein 776 isoform X1: MAAAALRPTAQGTVTFEDVAVNFSQEEWSLLSEAQRCLYHDVMLENLALISSLGCWYGAKDEPPSKQTLSIQQESPLRTHWTGVCTKKVHLWGMCGPLLGDILHQGTQHNQKLNGFGAREKTLDDDAKHHQEQKRHIGEKSYRSNAKGTSFVKNYKFHVSHEPFIFHEVGKDFLSSLRLLQQEDIHASGKSNFETKHGIPLQGGKTHYICGESTVPFSNKHSLVLHQRLLPGEGPYVCSDSGKFTSKSNSFNNHQKVHTGKRPYQCGQCDESFWYKAHLTEHQRVHTGERPYECGECDKSFSHKHSLVDHQRVHTGERPYECNECGKSFSHKRSLVHHQRVHTGERPYQCGECGKSFNHKCNLIQHQRVHTGERPFECTACGKLFRSNSHLKEHQRVHTGERPYECKECRKSFRYKSHLTEHQRVHTGERPYECRECGKCFHQKGSLIQHQQIHSGERPHECGECGKCFHQKGSLIRHQQIHSGERPHECGECGKCFRQKGNLIKHQRVHTGERHHEC, from the exons ATGGCGGCGGCCGCGCTGAGACCCACGGCTCAG GGCACTGTGACCTTTGAagatgtggctgtgaactttTCCCAGGAGGAATGGAGTCTCCTtagtgaggctcagagatgccTTTATCATGACGTGATGCTGGAGAACCTGGCACTTATATCTTCTCTAG gttGTTGGTATGGAGCAAAAGACGAGCCACCTTCTAAGCAGACCCTTTCTATACAACAAGAGTCCCCACTCAGGACACATTGGACAGGTGTATGTACCAAGAAGGTCCACCTCTGGGGAATGTGTGGCCCTCTCCTGGGAGATATCTTACACCAGGGAACACAACACAATCAGAAATTGAATGGGTTTGGGGCACGTGAAAAAACACTGGATGACGATGCAAAGCATCATCAAGAACAGAAGCGGCACATAGGAGAGAAATCGTACAGAAGCAATGCCAAGGGAACATCATTTGTAAAGAACTATAAATTCCATGTGTCACATGAGCCATTTATCTTTCATGAGGTTGGGAAAGACTTTTTGTCCAGCTTGAGATTACTCCAACAAGAGGACATTCACGCTTCAGGGAAGTCAAACTTTGAAACTAAGCATGGGATACCCCTTCAGGGTGGAAAAACTCATTACATCTGTGGAGAGTCCACAGTACCCTTCAGCAACAAACACTCACTTGTCCTTCACCAGAGACTTCTCCCTGGAGAAGGACCTTATGTATGCAGTGATTCTGGGAAATTCACTAGCAAAAGTAATAGTTTCAATAATCACCAGAAAGTTCACACTGGAAAAAGACCTTATCAGTGTGGACAGTGTGATGAATCATTTTGGTATAAGGCCCACCTCACTGAACACCagagagttcacactggagaaagacctTATGAGTGTGGAGAATGTGATAAATCTTTTAGTCATAAGCACAGTCTTGTTGACCATCAGcgagttcacactggagaaagaccttatgaatgtaatgaatgtgggaaatctTTTAGCCATAAGCGCAGCCTTGTTCACCACCAGcgagttcacactggagaaagacctTATCAGTGTGGAGAATGTGGGAAATCATTTAATCACAAGTGCAACCTCATTCAGCATCAGcgagttcacactggagaaaggcctTTTGAGTGTACGGCATGTGGGAAGTTATTTAGGAGCAACTCCCACCTAAAGGAACACCagagagttcacactggagaaagacccTATGAGTGTAAAGAATGTAGGAAGTCATTTAGGTACAAGTCACACCTCACTGAACACCAGAGAGTTCACACCGGAGAAAGGCCATACGAGTGTAGAGAATGTGGGAAATGTTTTCATCAAAAGGGCAGTCTCATTCAACATCAGCAGATCCACTCTGGAGAAAGGCCACATGAGTGTGGAGAATGTGGGAAATGTTTTCATCAAAAGGGCAGTCTCATTCGACATCAGCAAATTCACTCTGGAGAAAGGCCACATGAGTGTGGAGAATGTGGAAAGTGTTTTCGTCAGAAGGGAAACCTCATTAAACATCAACGAGTTCACACAGGAGAAAGACATCATGAATGTTGA
- the ZNF776 gene encoding zinc finger protein 776 isoform X2, whose amino-acid sequence MLENLALISSLGCWYGAKDEPPSKQTLSIQQESPLRTHWTGVCTKKVHLWGMCGPLLGDILHQGTQHNQKLNGFGAREKTLDDDAKHHQEQKRHIGEKSYRSNAKGTSFVKNYKFHVSHEPFIFHEVGKDFLSSLRLLQQEDIHASGKSNFETKHGIPLQGGKTHYICGESTVPFSNKHSLVLHQRLLPGEGPYVCSDSGKFTSKSNSFNNHQKVHTGKRPYQCGQCDESFWYKAHLTEHQRVHTGERPYECGECDKSFSHKHSLVDHQRVHTGERPYECNECGKSFSHKRSLVHHQRVHTGERPYQCGECGKSFNHKCNLIQHQRVHTGERPFECTACGKLFRSNSHLKEHQRVHTGERPYECKECRKSFRYKSHLTEHQRVHTGERPYECRECGKCFHQKGSLIQHQQIHSGERPHECGECGKCFHQKGSLIRHQQIHSGERPHECGECGKCFRQKGNLIKHQRVHTGERHHEC is encoded by the exons ATGCTGGAGAACCTGGCACTTATATCTTCTCTAG gttGTTGGTATGGAGCAAAAGACGAGCCACCTTCTAAGCAGACCCTTTCTATACAACAAGAGTCCCCACTCAGGACACATTGGACAGGTGTATGTACCAAGAAGGTCCACCTCTGGGGAATGTGTGGCCCTCTCCTGGGAGATATCTTACACCAGGGAACACAACACAATCAGAAATTGAATGGGTTTGGGGCACGTGAAAAAACACTGGATGACGATGCAAAGCATCATCAAGAACAGAAGCGGCACATAGGAGAGAAATCGTACAGAAGCAATGCCAAGGGAACATCATTTGTAAAGAACTATAAATTCCATGTGTCACATGAGCCATTTATCTTTCATGAGGTTGGGAAAGACTTTTTGTCCAGCTTGAGATTACTCCAACAAGAGGACATTCACGCTTCAGGGAAGTCAAACTTTGAAACTAAGCATGGGATACCCCTTCAGGGTGGAAAAACTCATTACATCTGTGGAGAGTCCACAGTACCCTTCAGCAACAAACACTCACTTGTCCTTCACCAGAGACTTCTCCCTGGAGAAGGACCTTATGTATGCAGTGATTCTGGGAAATTCACTAGCAAAAGTAATAGTTTCAATAATCACCAGAAAGTTCACACTGGAAAAAGACCTTATCAGTGTGGACAGTGTGATGAATCATTTTGGTATAAGGCCCACCTCACTGAACACCagagagttcacactggagaaagacctTATGAGTGTGGAGAATGTGATAAATCTTTTAGTCATAAGCACAGTCTTGTTGACCATCAGcgagttcacactggagaaagaccttatgaatgtaatgaatgtgggaaatctTTTAGCCATAAGCGCAGCCTTGTTCACCACCAGcgagttcacactggagaaagacctTATCAGTGTGGAGAATGTGGGAAATCATTTAATCACAAGTGCAACCTCATTCAGCATCAGcgagttcacactggagaaaggcctTTTGAGTGTACGGCATGTGGGAAGTTATTTAGGAGCAACTCCCACCTAAAGGAACACCagagagttcacactggagaaagacccTATGAGTGTAAAGAATGTAGGAAGTCATTTAGGTACAAGTCACACCTCACTGAACACCAGAGAGTTCACACCGGAGAAAGGCCATACGAGTGTAGAGAATGTGGGAAATGTTTTCATCAAAAGGGCAGTCTCATTCAACATCAGCAGATCCACTCTGGAGAAAGGCCACATGAGTGTGGAGAATGTGGGAAATGTTTTCATCAAAAGGGCAGTCTCATTCGACATCAGCAAATTCACTCTGGAGAAAGGCCACATGAGTGTGGAGAATGTGGAAAGTGTTTTCGTCAGAAGGGAAACCTCATTAAACATCAACGAGTTCACACAGGAGAAAGACATCATGAATGTTGA